GACTTTACCTTTAGAGAAAGCCTATCAAGGTGGCAGACAAAGAATTCGTCTGGAAGATGGCCGATCAATAGAGGTTGATATGCCGGCAGCTATGATCGATGGGCAGAAAATTCGTCTCAAAGGTCAGGGGATTGAAGGGGGTGATTTATATTTAAAAATAACTATCGCTAGGCATCATTTTTTTAGGATTCAAGGTTCTGATATTGTCTGTCAAGTGCCGATTACTCCTAGCGAGGCAATTGTGGGCGGTTTTGTGGAAATTCCTACCATTGACGGGTTAGTTAAAATGATGATTCCTAAGGGAGTTAGAAGCGGTCAAAGATTACGTTTGGCTAACAAAGGTTATCCCACTTCCCAAGGAGAAAGGGGCGATCAATTAGTGGAAATTCTATTAGTTAATCCTCCCAATCCTAGCCCCGAAGAATTAGAACTTTATCAAAAAATACGGGCGATTGAAACTTTTAATCCTCGTCAAGTTTTATAAAGATTATGCTAGGTGGGTTACGGCAAATTTGAAATTTTTTGTCAAAAACATAACTTGTCCTTGCCTAACCCACCCTACACCTTAATCCCGCTTGATTATGACAAATATAATTGATACAATTAAACCTTTTTATCCTCTAGCTTTCAAGGCTATTCAGGGCGATTTAGAGGGAACACAAAAACAATTATTAAATACTCTGCAAAAAATCGATCGCTCGCGGGGGGGATTTTGGGGACAATGGCTAATCTCACAATTATCAGAATCCCTCAGTTTTAGCGATTCTCGCCTATCGCAAAGCCTCTGGGGGTTAAATTTCCCCAATCCCGTCGGATTGGCGGCAGGATTCGATAAAGACGGTGTAGGGGCAGGACTTTGGCATAGTTTCGGCTTTGGTTTTGCCGAGGTGGGTGCTGTCACCCTAGAAGGGCAACCGGGCAACCCAAAACCGAGATTATTTCGTTTACCGAAAGATTTAGCCGGATTAAACCGTATGGGGGCAAATAACCTCGGTGCGGCAGTTCTAGCGGCAACTCTCCAGCAATCTTGGCAACGACAACCCCGACAGATTCCCATCGGCATTAACCTCTGTAAATCGAAAAATACGCCCCTAGAAAAGGCTCCGGAGGACTATTTAGGCAGTTTTCGCTATTTATTCCCCCATGCTGATTATTTTGTCGTTAATGTTAGTTCTCCCAATACTCCAGGTTTGCGTTCCCTGCAAAGTGGGGAACAACTCGATAAAATCCTCGACATTTTACAAACAGAAAATCAAGGCAGAAAACCCCTATTAGTGAAAATTTCTCCCGATTTGGAATGGGAAGATATCACAACGATTATTGAGTTAGCTTTCTCCTATCAATTAGCCGGAATTGTCGCTACTAATACCACCACTAAACGCACGGGATTAAAAACTACAATTCTGCCTGAAACTGGTAAACCAATCACTGAAGAAGCAGGGGGAATTAGTGGGCAACCTTTGCGGGAACGTTCCACAGAAGTGATCCGTTTTATCTATCGGCAAACCCAAGGCAATTTACCGATAATTGGAGTGGGAGGCATTTTTTCCCTCGATGATGCTTGGGAAAAAATTACCGCCGGTGCGAGTTTATTACAGATTTATACTGGTTGGTTATATCGAGGACCCTGGCTAGTATCAAATATTTTACAAGGATTAACAGAAAAATTAGAGGCTAATGGGTTGACTAACATTAATCAAGCGGTGGGTTGGCAAGCTAACCAAGAATGAGCCAATTTTCTCTGGTAATTAGCAATAATTTCGCAAAAATTAGCTAAAATGTTATCTGTTCCCTTTGGGGATAAGATAAGATATAGCGTTTCCTGTTTGCAAGAGGTACATTATCGGTGATGAAAAGCTTAATCAACAAAGGTTTAACTGTGCCACCCAGATGTGAGAAACGCTATAATTAAGATAACTACAATAGGACTGATCTAGAGACTACAGCTAGATAAAAATTGATCGCCAAGTATGGAACTTTTTAACCAAACCATAATTTTATGTCAAAAAAATCATTTTTACCCGGTTGTTTAGTCGTCCTAGGATTAACAGCAGTAACCGCAGGAGGTGTCTATCTTTATCTACGAGGACAACTACCTTGGCAAAGATTCACCCCCTTAGAATCGGCAAAAGTTATCCCAGAAACTGCCTTTGCTAGTAGTTTTGTCTCCACGGATGCAAAAGCTTGGTCAGTGTTAGCTAAATATGGTACACCAGAATCACGAACTGCGGTTAGTCAAGGACTAGAAGAATTACAAAAAAATATCTTCACCGATAAGATTGATTATCAACGGGATGTCGAACCTTGGATCGGTAGTATTAGCTTTGCTTTCCTTCCTGCAGCTACCCCCGGACAATCGAAATTATTAACGGTTATCGGGATCAAAGATAAAATTAAAGCGTCAGAATTCCAGAAAAAACTAGGACAACAAGTTAATCGCAAAACTAGCACCAGTGACTACAAAGGTGTTAAAATTACTGCTATAGATTGGCAGGATAACACCACTATTTATACTGCTGTTACTGGCGATTTTTTGTTGATATCCTACGATAAAAAGGTGTTAGAAGCAGCGATCGATACCTATCAAGGACAGCCATCTTTTAGCAGTAAACCGGAAGTGAGAAAACTGCTTTCCCAATCCCTCAACCTCCCCAATACCCTAGCGACAATTTATATCGATGATTATGCCGCAATCTTGGGACCAGATGCTAATTTATCTCCCCAAAGTCGGCAAGAATTAGCAAAAATTCAAGATGTTGTCGCAGGAGTGGGTGTCACCGATACGGGATTACAGTTACAAATGGTGGCTAAATTGGCCCCTGAAACTATTTCTACCCTACCTTCCCCTAGCAAAAATCAAGTTTTAAATTATTTACCCGGAGATACCATTGCAGTCTGGAGTGGGAATAATCTTAAACAGGGATGGGAAGAAGCAGAAAAACAGTCCCAAACTAACCCAGAATTACAAGTTTTTCTGCGTCAGATCCGTGAGAATTTTCAGATGGCAACTCTTGACGCGGATAAAGAAGTTTTTAACTGGATGGATCGAGAATTTGCCTTCGGAATTATCCCCAACCAGCAAGCAGTGGGAGGGTTAGGTTTCGGGGGAATGATGATCTGGCAAACCGGCGATCATAAAGCGGCAAAAACTACCCTCGATAAGTTAAATGAATTGGTGAAAACTGTTCCCTTTATCACCATAAAAAACAGTCAAATTTCTGGCCAAGATGTGACTGAATGGAAAGCGGAAGAACAAGCGATTTTAACCTATGCTTGGCCTAATAATGATACCCTAAAAATGACCGTCGGAATTCCCTATCAACCCCAACCGAATCAACCGATTAGCAAAAGTGAGAATTTCCAAGCATCGATCGCAAATTTGCCTAAAAATAATCTCGGTTATTTCTTCATCGATGTGGAGCAAATTATCGCTAAAGCAGGGGGAATTAATAATCTTCCAGCCGGGGAATTAACCCCAGAAGCAAAGGCCTTTTTAGAATCGGTACGCGGCATCGGAATTACTGCCACTATGCCTGATAAAACCACCAGTAAAATTGATGTTTTATTTTCCCTGAAGCAAACTCCCTAAAAAGTAACCGACTAGATAAAGCGATCCACAGAGAATTATCTGACTATCGGCAGATTCTTGGATGGCTTTTTTTAGTCCTAAAAATACATCGGAACAAGTCTCTAGGTGAGATAATTCTGGACAAATTGAAGCCGCTAATTCCGCTAAGGTTTCAGGATTGGCACTGCTATGATCTGGGACAGGAACTAAATATAAACTATCGCCTTTTCTTAATAAAGCTTGGAATATTTCTCGATGATCTTTAGTCGATAAAATACCCATCACCCAGATAATTTTTGGAGCCTTTAAACTATCTACATACTGCCTTAAACCAATAGCAGCAGCGGGATTATGAGCGCCATCTATTAAAATTTCTCGCTGACACCAACTAACGGTTTGTAAACGTCCTAACCAGCGAGTTTTTGCCATTCCTTCCTGCACGACTTCATCGCTAATTTGCCAACCTTGCTGACGTAAAATATTAACAACAGCGATCGCTATAGCCGAATTAGTTAATTGAAAATCTCCCGCTAAGGATAAAGGATATTCTAACCCTTGATATTTGGCCCGATTATCAGCAATTTTTTCGGCAGCTTCTACCCATACCGTCGGACAATTTAACAGCTTGATTCTCTCCCTAACTACCCCCTGCGCTGATTCCGGTAATTGTCCGATAACTGCGGGACAATTCGCTTTTAATATCCCCGCTTTCTCCCCGGCAATATCGGCAACCGTCGGCCCTAAATTTTGCCAATGTTCCCGACTGATAGAAGTGATGACAGTAACCAAAGGTTGAGCGCAAACATTAGTCGCATCTAATCTTCCTCCTAAACCCACTTCCATCACGGCAATATCCACCTTTTCCTGAGCAAAATACAGCCAAGCAGCGGCAGTAATTACCTCAAATTGAGTAGGACTTTCCTGCTGGGGATCGATAAGCGATTGTACATCTTTAAGCAGGTTTTCTAAAGTGGCAGTTTCAATATTTTCGCCATTAATAGAGATTCTTTCTGTCCAATCAATTAAATGGGGAGAAATATAACGTCCGACTTTGTAACCGGCAGTGCTGAGAATAGAGGATAGATAGGCACAAACTGAACCTTTGCCATTAGTTCCCGTGACATGAATAATCGGAATTTTATCTTGGGGATTGCTTAAAATCTCCAGCAGATTTTTTATTCTTTCTAAACCGAGATTGACACCAAAACGCTGAAAAGGTTGCAGTAAAGAATCGATAGTCATGGTTGGCAAACTATAAATAGGGTTTGCGGCAAAAAGTTTTTCGGTGGGGGTAGGGTGTGGGGTGTGGGGTGTGGGGTGTGGGGTTTTACCGATTTTCATCTGCTCAATTACCTAATTTTCAGGGAAAAAGTACCTGAATTTTCCCCCTGATCACTCCCAGACGAGGCACTTTTGGATTTCAAAAAGGTCTAAAAGTTTTATCCAACAAGGTTTTTAGATTTATTCAGCAGACCCTAAATAAAGGAATCCGGCTAGGATTGATGCTCCTACCGGCACTGATGACCCTTTCTCTGGGTGGCAATGTCTAAAGTTTGACTAAAATGCTCGGTTCTTTTTGGATCGGTAAAACATCAAGAGAGTCAATATTAGCGCAGTATTTTAAATCTTCTTGACAGTGGAGACGCAAGAGGCGCTGACCGTGACTACAACTGTGGAACATTCCTAAAAGATCATTTTGCCATTGACGATAAAGAGCGATCGAGGCGATCACCTCATCATTACCGATCGCCATTTGCCCCGATTGTTCTTGTAGCGCATCGGCGATCGCTCCAGCACAGGCCGTATCTTCCAAAGAATAACCCCCTTCCCAACCAGAGCCAACAATCCAGACGGTTTCGGGCTGCCTATCCAATAAGTAATTAACGGCAGCTTGCCGATTGATCATGGCCGCAGTGATCACGATCGGGGATTCTTCCACTCTTTGCAGAGCGCGGGTGCCGTTAGTGGTGCTGATAAACAGACGACGACCTTTCATTAAATCAGGGGTACAATCGAGGGGAGAATTGCCCAGATCGCAGCCTTCCACTTTCGCGCCGCCTCTTTCTCCTGCCCGGAGACGTTTTTCTGGTTGCCAGGTATCACTCACCTGCATCAGGGTTTTCAGATCGCTAAAGGTTTGCACTGCTTCTGCACCGGCATTGAGGGCAGTGGCGATCGTGGTTGTCGCTCTTAAAACATCGATAACGACGGCGCAATCGGGTAGAGTATGGACGGGGGTAAGTTCGGGAGTATGATAAATGAAAACCTGCACGATTTATACCAAGTAAAAAGTAAAAGGGGAAATAAGCTCAACATACCGCCGCTCGGCGTTGCGCTGGCAGAAGAAAGACAAGGCCGATTTTATCACAGATGTCGGGGTAAAGACCCTCGCTTTTAGAGACGGGATGAAACCCCGACCATTACAAAACAGCACTTCGACAAGCTCAGTGACACGAAGCACGACATTTCGACACATTTCGAGGGGCTTCAATGTAAAGGCTCAATGTAAAATCTCAGTGTTCAAATTTCGACAATCTCAGTGTTCACTAAAATCTTGATAATCCGATGCTCTACAGGTTAGAATAAAATAAGTTGTTTGAGGTCGATAAACAATGATTGTCTTAGAAATGAAAGCCGTGGTTAAACCAAGTCAGTGTTCTGCCATTGATGAAGCTATTCGTACAGTACAATTCATCCGTAATAAGGCTTTAAGGCTTTGGATGGATGCCAAGAGAGAAGACAAAATCGATAAATATTCTCTCAATAAATATTGTGCAGTTCTCGCCAAACAGTTCAAGTTTGTCGATACTCTAAATTCTACTGCTAGACAAGCATCGGCTGAACGGGCATGGTCAGCTATTGCTCGTTTCTATGACAATTGTAAGAAAAAGGTTAAAGGTAAAAAAGGTTATCCCAAGTTTCAGAAAAATAATCGTTCTGTGGAATATAAAAACTCCGGATGGAAATTATCAGAGGATAGAAAGAAAATCACTTTCACAGATAAGAAAAACATTGGCACGGTTAAACTAAAAGGAACTAGAGACCTAAACTTTTACCCCATAGACCAAATTAAACGAGTTAGGATTGTTAAACGAGCAGACGGTTATTATGTCCAATTCTGTCTAAGTGTTGATATTCGGGAATATGCTAAACCCCTAGAACCAACAAAAAGATGTGTAGGATTGGATGTAGGCTTAAAAGTTTTCTACGCTAACAGTGATGGGGAAACGGTAGAAATACCGCAATACTATCGCAAGGCAGAAAAAAGATTAAATCGACTGAATCGGAAGAAGTCTAAAAAGTTTAGAAAAGGTCAACCTCAATCAAACAACTACCAAAAAGCTAGAAAGAGATATGCTAAAAAGCATTTAATAGTAAGTAGGCAACGTAAAGGCTTTGTCGAAAAAGAGGCATTGCGCGTCATTAAATCTAACGATTTCATCGCTTACGAAAACTTAAATATTCAAGGCATGGTAAAAAACTCTAAACTCTCTAAATCTATTAATGATGTTGCTTGGTCAACTT
This portion of the Microcystis aeruginosa NIES-2549 genome encodes:
- a CDS encoding RNA-guided endonuclease InsQ/TnpB family protein, producing MIVLEMKAVVKPSQCSAIDEAIRTVQFIRNKALRLWMDAKREDKIDKYSLNKYCAVLAKQFKFVDTLNSTARQASAERAWSAIARFYDNCKKKVKGKKGYPKFQKNNRSVEYKNSGWKLSEDRKKITFTDKKNIGTVKLKGTRDLNFYPIDQIKRVRIVKRADGYYVQFCLSVDIREYAKPLEPTKRCVGLDVGLKVFYANSDGETVEIPQYYRKAEKRLNRLNRKKSKKFRKGQPQSNNYQKARKRYAKKHLIVSRQRKGFVEKEALRVIKSNDFIAYENLNIQGMVKNSKLSKSINDVAWSTFRQWLEYFGFKYGKATVAVPPHNTSQNCSNCGQKVPKSLSTRTHICPHCGYVEDRDINAAINILKKGLSTVGHTETNTLGERFPLVWLDTSCQIKETR
- a CDS encoding J domain-containing protein, whose product is MPQLVNYYDVLGVSRTATSDEIKKAFRRLARQYHPDVNPGDKSAEEKFKDINEAYDVLSDEEKRVEYNRSLTGIKRRGIRPGEKANSNGNGKIPRTEQDLWKFKDFNNLNTKRAKIASSPRLTRRDVEAKLTLPLEKAYQGGRQRIRLEDGRSIEVDMPAAMIDGQKIRLKGQGIEGGDLYLKITIARHHFFRIQGSDIVCQVPITPSEAIVGGFVEIPTIDGLVKMMIPKGVRSGQRLRLANKGYPTSQGERGDQLVEILLVNPPNPSPEELELYQKIRAIETFNPRQVL
- a CDS encoding 2-phosphosulfolactate phosphatase family protein — encoded protein: MQVFIYHTPELTPVHTLPDCAVVIDVLRATTTIATALNAGAEAVQTFSDLKTLMQVSDTWQPEKRLRAGERGGAKVEGCDLGNSPLDCTPDLMKGRRLFISTTNGTRALQRVEESPIVITAAMINRQAAVNYLLDRQPETVWIVGSGWEGGYSLEDTACAGAIADALQEQSGQMAIGNDEVIASIALYRQWQNDLLGMFHSCSHGQRLLRLHCQEDLKYCANIDSLDVLPIQKEPSILVKL
- a CDS encoding quinone-dependent dihydroorotate dehydrogenase, encoding MTNIIDTIKPFYPLAFKAIQGDLEGTQKQLLNTLQKIDRSRGGFWGQWLISQLSESLSFSDSRLSQSLWGLNFPNPVGLAAGFDKDGVGAGLWHSFGFGFAEVGAVTLEGQPGNPKPRLFRLPKDLAGLNRMGANNLGAAVLAATLQQSWQRQPRQIPIGINLCKSKNTPLEKAPEDYLGSFRYLFPHADYFVVNVSSPNTPGLRSLQSGEQLDKILDILQTENQGRKPLLVKISPDLEWEDITTIIELAFSYQLAGIVATNTTTKRTGLKTTILPETGKPITEEAGGISGQPLRERSTEVIRFIYRQTQGNLPIIGVGGIFSLDDAWEKITAGASLLQIYTGWLYRGPWLVSNILQGLTEKLEANGLTNINQAVGWQANQE
- a CDS encoding bifunctional folylpolyglutamate synthase/dihydrofolate synthase; this encodes MTIDSLLQPFQRFGVNLGLERIKNLLEILSNPQDKIPIIHVTGTNGKGSVCAYLSSILSTAGYKVGRYISPHLIDWTERISINGENIETATLENLLKDVQSLIDPQQESPTQFEVITAAAWLYFAQEKVDIAVMEVGLGGRLDATNVCAQPLVTVITSISREHWQNLGPTVADIAGEKAGILKANCPAVIGQLPESAQGVVRERIKLLNCPTVWVEAAEKIADNRAKYQGLEYPLSLAGDFQLTNSAIAIAVVNILRQQGWQISDEVVQEGMAKTRWLGRLQTVSWCQREILIDGAHNPAAAIGLRQYVDSLKAPKIIWVMGILSTKDHREIFQALLRKGDSLYLVPVPDHSSANPETLAELAASICPELSHLETCSDVFLGLKKAIQESADSQIILCGSLYLVGYFLGSLLQGK
- a CDS encoding DUF3352 domain-containing protein; the protein is MSKKSFLPGCLVVLGLTAVTAGGVYLYLRGQLPWQRFTPLESAKVIPETAFASSFVSTDAKAWSVLAKYGTPESRTAVSQGLEELQKNIFTDKIDYQRDVEPWIGSISFAFLPAATPGQSKLLTVIGIKDKIKASEFQKKLGQQVNRKTSTSDYKGVKITAIDWQDNTTIYTAVTGDFLLISYDKKVLEAAIDTYQGQPSFSSKPEVRKLLSQSLNLPNTLATIYIDDYAAILGPDANLSPQSRQELAKIQDVVAGVGVTDTGLQLQMVAKLAPETISTLPSPSKNQVLNYLPGDTIAVWSGNNLKQGWEEAEKQSQTNPELQVFLRQIRENFQMATLDADKEVFNWMDREFAFGIIPNQQAVGGLGFGGMMIWQTGDHKAAKTTLDKLNELVKTVPFITIKNSQISGQDVTEWKAEEQAILTYAWPNNDTLKMTVGIPYQPQPNQPISKSENFQASIANLPKNNLGYFFIDVEQIIAKAGGINNLPAGELTPEAKAFLESVRGIGITATMPDKTTSKIDVLFSLKQTP